In the Astatotilapia calliptera chromosome 5, fAstCal1.2, whole genome shotgun sequence genome, one interval contains:
- the LOC113021927 gene encoding inhibin beta B chain gives MAMSLSLSAFLLLAPLLFKGLWVSGSPGCASCRLSAMDKDAEERMMIEFAKQQLLDKLHLKEKPNITHTVPRVALLTALRKLHSGRVRQDGTLELENNIPTRDQAYEIVSFADINDAKSSDKASVSLTFQFLQERGQSIQVLQSSLWIYARASEDPQRNSRLLAQVFLSVDGDISGSNRTLVMEKMLHVKESNWHTFSVTHTLQTFLDGGQHRLQLEVTCEEDGQNLCSLDGSAETPYQPFLVAQVRLRDDHSKHLLRKRSVRCGDDVTVCCKRDFYIKFKDIQWDEWIIAPEGYHMNYCMGHCPQHLSGSPGIASSFHATVFSQLKVNGINTATASCCVPTERRPLSMVYFNSQHSIVKTDVPDMIVETCGCT, from the exons ATGGCCATGTCTTTGTCACTCTCAGCGTTCCTCCTGTTGGCACCGTTGCTGTTTAAGGGTCTCTGGGTCAGTGGCTCCCCGGGCTGCGCGTCTTGCAGGTTGTCAGCGATGGATAAGGACGCAGAGGAAAGGATGATGATAGAATTCGCCAAGCAGCAACTTTTGGACAAACTGCACCTGAAAGAGAAACCAAACATCACTCACACCGTGCCCCGGGTCGCGCTCCTCACGGCGCTGCGCAAACTTCACTCGGGGCGCGTCAGACAGGATGGTACCCTTGAACTAGAAAACAATATACCAACCAGAGATCAAGCCTATGAAATAGTGAGCTTTGCAGATATAA ATGATGCAAAGAGCAGTGACAAGGCAAGCGTTAGCCTTACCTTTCAGTTTCTGCAGGAACGTGGCCAAAGTATCCAGGTCCTCCAGTCCTCTTTGTGGATCTATGCCCGTGCCTCTGAGGACCCACAACGGAACTCTCGTCTCCTTGCCCAGGTTTTCCTCTCCGTAGATGGTGACATCTCAGGCTCTAATCGGACCTTGGTGATGGAAAAGATGTTGCACGTCAAGGAGAGTAACTGGCACACTTTCTCTGTCACCCACACCCTGCAAACCTTCTTGGACGGGGGCCAACATCGGCTGCAGCTGGAGGTCACCTGCGAAGAAGACGGACAGAACCTTTGCTCCCTAGATGGCTCTGCTGAAACCCCCTACCAGCCCTTCCTGGTGGCTCAGGTGCGTCTCCGTGATGACCACTCCAAGCATTTGCTCAGGAAGCGCTCAGTGCGTTGCGGTGACGATGTAACAGTCTGCTGCAAGAGAGACTTCTACATCAAGTTTAAAGACATCCAGTGGGATGAGTGGATCATTGCGCCTGAAGGCTACCATATGAACTACTGCATGGGACATTGCCCCCAACATCTGTCCGGTTCCCCAGGTATAGCATCCTCATTCCATGCCACTGTCTTCAGCCAACTCAAAGTCAATGGTATTAACACAGCTACAGCCTCATGTTGCGTTCCCACAGAGCGTCGACCACTCTCAATGGTTTACTTCAACTCTCAGCACAGCATTGTCAAAACAGATGTCCCTGACATGATAGTGGAGACCTGTGGATGCACATAA